ttttcatttattttaatctttaccaACTCCCTGAATTCATTGTctgacatatttatttttctaagctcTGGGCCTGTGGACCCAGGTTTATAGATGTAGCTTATAGATGCAATATTGAAATTCATTTGTATGCAAACATACCTCTCAGTGGATTTTGTTACATTGCTGTTCATCTTGAATTTTGTGAGGTTACTTAGACATCTGacaacacattattttaaatacatgccGACATTTTTCAACACTTGATTGTTTATCCTGGCTAATGTAAGTAATCAAATTCAAATTAGAAGTTAGTTCTGACAGCCACTCTTAATATAGATCAGCACTGTCCAATAAGAATATAATATGCACCGCAAAAATGTGCCACAAATACAACTTTAAATTTTCTGGGAGCCACATTTTAAAAGGTCGAAAGAAACAcaaatcatttaaatatattttatttaacccactatatctaaaatattattgtttCTATATATAATGCGATACATCTCACTTCGGACTAGCCACATTCCGAGTGCAGAAATAACATAAGGCTAGGGGCTACGATGTCGGAGAGTACAAAAGTAAGAACTGTTTGTTCCAGCTCCTTTGAATAACATTATTTACTCAAAGAAGAGTTAGAATGGTTTATAGCTGCCCTGCTCCCATCTAAGCAGTAATAATGTAAACTTTCTCTCTCACTTGTGATTTTGTGGGGAGAGACCTAAGAGATCACCTCATCCCTGACTTTTGTATTCTAGTCAAGGAAGCTGAGACCCatagaggtgggggaggggctggggtgaggaaGAAGCTGAGAGCACTTGTTCTGCTTCTCACTGCCTCATGGAGTCTCACGGCTGACAGGGGGAGATGGAAGTTCAGCTCCCTGACAAGCACCTGCGAACATACTGTGGAAAGGGACTGAGAACCTtatctccctgcccagccccactgaCATCACTCTGCCAGTGGGGAAAGGGTGGAAGGAATCTGCTACTCTGGGATGGGTTGGTTCCCCATTCTGGCCTGCTGTCTGGTACAAGACTGGGACATCAAAAACTATCATCTGCTTCCACAGGGCAGGGTAGTATGGGGTGGAAGACCAGCTCGCTCTGTGGTGAGGAAGAAAAGCAggggttttattgttgttggttTTTGTCTGGAGTGAGATGTGTATTGCCAAAAAAGGTTTTCTGTTATTAAACCCTCTTTTCCTGGTTATTTAGCGAGGGAacgtgtgctttttttttttttttttttttggtggcacTTTTTTTGGTTTGTGCCTGTTGGCAGTTCTAATCTGGAGGTTTCTGCAGTGTCCTGTCCAGGATGCATGGGAGACAAGAAGACTTGAGGAAATCACTGTCAGGTTCTTCACGTCCCGAGGTTCCCAGGCACTCCACTTCTTTCCACTGTTAAGTATTCTCCATCGCGCATTTGCTGTGTTATATCCAGGGTTATTTTATTTGTGAGAGGAATACCTGAAGGAATGGGGCTACTTTGTCTTGGCTGGAACCAGAAACCCCCTAAGTACTAAATCTAAGCAATGTTCTCTAATGCTCaccttattttgttaaaatttttttctatgataGCGTACATACTTTTACTTGTAACCCATTTCTCCCATAGCATTTATTATTACACATTATGAGTTTCCTCCTATCTTCTGGTCACTTCTAAGTGTCCTTTCAGAGTGTCCTCTGGGTCGATATCTTTCTAAGTGCTTGTGCTCCACAGGACTCTGTCCTAGATaagacattttatctttttttttctctctccacagtCTTACCACCGGCTATATGCTGAAAACTCACAAATCTTCATCTCCAGTCCCTATGCCCAGTCTAGTTCCCATTGGAAACTTCCACCTGGCTATCTTGGCAACTGTTACCCAAAATGTAACTTATTACCCTCATGtacatatgcaaataaatatttctccaaattggctcttccttctgccttACTGAACTTGATTAATGACCCCCTAGCCTACTCAGGAATCCCATTCAGAAATGTGTTAtttctgtctgtttcttcctctcttctaaaCTCCAGCACATCACTAGGCTCTGGCCATTTTCCCTACTAAATCATTCTCAGATCCCTTTGTCTCCATTCCTTCTGGCAACACCTAGAGCATTTACACCAAATTGTTTTCCTGGACTATtctaatagttttaaattttctactcGCCTCTTTTAGTACCTCTTACAGAGGTTCCAGAGTGATCTCTTTTTAATGAAGATAAGACCAAGTCTGCTTCCGCACTTTAGTTATCCCCCATTACCTATTTGAGACTCTAACTTTGCAGGCTCATCTTGCACCTTTGGCTCCATCCATTTCTGGAAACATGCTGTGATCTCTTAGACCCACACTTTTTCTAGACCTTTTTTCACATTACTCTGTTTCCCTAAAAATGTTATCCTCTCCTTCCCTCATCCACACCAACTCCACTTAAACCAACTCCTACCAGGCATAAAAGATTCCAGCCATGTGATCCCTTGGAGGAAATGTTCTCCCATGTTCCTCGTAAAGTGCTTCTCTTCCTTGTTTCtaacacccctcccccatgcctGTTGTGATTGTTGATTTGCTTCCTAACCTCCAATTTGGATTCCACACGGGTATAACATAGAGAACACAAAAGACAGCTATTTGTCCTTTGACTAGTCATCTTGGAGAGAAAGTACTCCATGGTGGTTAAGAGCACTGACTCTGGAGCAGAACACCTGGCTCCAAAAattggctctgccacttagtgGTTTTATGACCTCTGTGAGTGtttccatctgaaaaatgggcaaaatagtATCCACTTCATTGGATTGTTGTGgagattaaataatataatgtagaACATGGCATGTGGAaagatttgataaatatttgctccACTGTAATATAGAGATACTGGCATGTAAATAGAATATATAGATAtgtgctcaaaatatttttactatgcattatgcaacattaaaaacatgttttctcttttctaaaggGTAGTATTTGCCACTTGGTAATCCCTTGCTCATCTACAAGAAGCAACAATGAATGCAATACATTTTTCAAGGAGAATTCTCCTGGAAAATAGCCCAggtagattattattatttttttttagaaatggaatAACTCCACTGGGAACTTTAGctaagaactattttttaaaatagagtgcATAAAAAGCAATATGGTGAGGCCACTTAGGTATTTTCAAGTGGCTGAGAATAATTGCtttgaaagtgaaaaaggaaaattttaaataagtgacTGTTTAAAATGAGCCACTGAATGGATTTTCTAAGCCCAAACTTTGTACTGTTATGAAATAGATGTTTATGGTTCCTTCTCAGCAATGTGCACGTTCCCTGAAAATCAAGCTATGTGAAACCATGTTTAAAACACATAAATTGTTCAAGGTTTGTtcaatattttatggaaaaaatatcaCCAGATTGAGAgcttctcccctctttccccaattgaaaaaaaaaacattcaaaaataagaatatgtaTAGTTGTGTATTTGCTGACTCAAAAACTAtgttcaaatataaaattaatcttttctAAAACTTGCCTTAAGGAAGAGTTTCTCAAATTTCAAATCCTAGCCATTTCTCCCCTTACCCTCCATCCACATATATCCAGCATTTCTAGAAAGAAGACTTTTGAGGCAGCCAAAGGCTGAGGTTTGCTTTTTACTAGTACCTCCAAGATGGCAACAGTGAACCTCCTCCTCAAAGACCCCTGGAGTTCTTCTGGATGTCAGTCCAGAAAGGATTGTGGATACAAACCAGTTCTGCATTGCAGTGACCCcttaccaccccaccccacattgGCTAATTTCAAGAGGGCAGGGGAGTCCATGTgtgaaattcttattaaaatccACCAGAATATGGTTGAAATTTTAGcgccatttgtaattttttgttgttgttgtccagtgggggaaaaaaaatcattacagCCGATTGCATGCAGGAAAAGCTTTATTAAGTCACGGAAcggttatactttttaaaaactgctatgCGGAATATCCAAGCACTTTTAAATGACTTAGGAAACTGGCACATTTTTAGTAAGCAAGTTCCACTTTCATAAttttctctgcccccaccctcagtGCTCAGCTAAAGAATATTCACTTACTTATCTTGTTTAGTATATCTACTTCACAGTCATCTAGCAAAGCTTTTGTTgcaaaaacacatttctaaacaATTGAGTACATAATGTAAAGTTGGGTTGGACACTTACAGGACttgaaaggtttaaaaataatacatggtaATAGGGTTACAAGGGCAGTGGCATCTTTCACTTCATTttggtatttcattttcttttcaaacattAATTTCTGAAGTCTGTCAAGACTTACTTTCCGTCATTCCCTCTTCCAATATCAATGTTATAACAATATGAATTCTCTTgcctgggaaaaagaaaagatactaaCTTACAAGGGACATTTTTTGATGTCTAGCTATTACAACCCAAACCACAGCACAAAGTCAATCGTACACAGGTGACACGTGACACTGGCGTTGGTCCACTTTCTCTACACACAGTCGGAGAAGGTCGGGCTCCTCAGATCCGGGGCTCACATAATGATGCACTTGCCCAGCAGCTTCTCCGCGATCTTGGGCACCTGGGATTTCTTCTGGGTAGGCTGGACACTGGCGGCAGGCTTCTTCGCGTGGTTCAGCAGCATGTGAAACAGCTCCTGCACGTTGACATCCGTCTTGGCGGAGGTCTCCATGAAGGCGCAATTCCACTCCAAAGCGTAGGCAGCGCCATCCTTCGCGGTCAGCTCCCGGCGGCGGCTGTCGTCGCATTTGTTGCCCACCAGCACGATAGGGTACTTACGCAGGTTTCTACCTTTGATCTCGCGGATCAGCTCGTAGAAGGGCTTCAGCTCATCCAGGGTTTGCTTCTTGGTGACTGAATAGACCAGGACGAAGGCGTGGCCCCTAGCAATGGCGAGACGCTGCAAGCCCGGGTAGCGGTGACCGCCAGCCGTATCGGTAATGTGCAGCGTGCCCATGCCGCGACTGCTCCCCGGCACCTGGTGGTAGGTATCTTCCATAGTCGGCACATACTTTTCACGAAAGTTGCCGCGCACCCATCTCTTCACCAGTGCGCTCTTGCCGACGCCCGCAGAGCCGAGGATCACCACGCagaaatctttgtttttcttctggggCATGACAGCGCGAATGATCAGCAGAGTGGGCAGAGGTCGCAGCCGCTGCATCAGCTTTTCCTTGAGGCCAAAGCAGGAGTTGCCCATGGTCGAGAATTGGCACGAAGATGCGTGCACAACTTATCTGACACTGAACAAGCAGTCGGCGAAGcctagggaggaagaaagggacagTGAGAGGTGGGACGTCTAACCTGGAATGTTGTCACAGCGTCCGTCCGTCCGGACAGCTTCTCCCTGGGGACGGTGGGGAGGATCTCTCAGCTCGCTCCCCGGCCCGACAGCCTCCCTTCTCTGAGGCAGAGCCGGGCTCACTGCCCACCCCAGGCACCGACAAAAACAGGTACAGGCACGGAGGCTCGCTGCGCACCTCCAACGAGGATGCCTTACCCGGTGGCTACACACCCGTTATTTTCATCACAACACACGACTCCACACTAACGGCAGAATGAGAAGTCGTTCAAACGGACAGCTTGCCAACCCTTAACATGCACATACCCCAGCGATCTTAACCAAACCTTTCCTCCCTGGATATGCCCTTGGTGTGCTCTTTCCTCCGGTATTAAAAACTGTCAGCATCTCTGACACCTTTCATCACTGCGGGCAACGGTTCGCCGCCTCAGACCTCGCGATCCAGGGTGTAGTCATGGGGGCGTTGAGGGGCACCCAGGGAACCCATATGAGCCAGGATGCTCGGTTCGTTGTACCAACAGATACCCACTTCCCGCAGCAACTGTCTCTGTGTCATCCAGGGACCGTACCCGCTCCGTGGTCAACGCGCCCACCAGTTTGGTAACAACGCGGGCTGGTTCGCCCGCAACAACCCGGGCTGGTTCGCCCGCAACACCTAGCGTTCGAGTGTCGGCAAAAGGCAGAAGATGGCTTTGACCACTGTGCGAAACAGTAATCGAGTGCGCTAGTGGGCAAATACGCTCCTCGCCCCGGGGACGTTGACTGTATCTGCGGACGCGGCACTAATTGCTTACCTGAAGCGGCAACAGGAGCGCAGTCAAGAAGAACCGACGCTCTCGGAGGTTCAGCGAGAAATGCTCCAACTGTTGGACTTGGACCAGAGCATTAAAAccgtggggagggggggtggggggggggcgcaggcTGGGAGATTCCACTTGCACGATACGCAGAGGGGGAGACCAGCCTTGCAAGAATGGCCTAAAACAGATacgtccccacccctccccccgccgtgCACCCGGCGTCCCCCACTCATGAGAGCGCCtgtacccacagcccagggctgggaggagtaGCGGGGGCAGATCCTGGATTCACCAGCAGTGGTCCCTGTGGGCTTATCCATATTAGGACTTCTGTTTTAAATGACTGCAGAAACTTCCTCCCGCTTGGATTTCCTGTGGGTTAGACAAGTTCTATATAAACAACTGAGTGGTACCCACTAAAAACAGCAACATTAAGTAGCTATTACATTCATCACTACTCTTTGTAATGTCTCGTTTGATCAtcacaaaaacttaaaaaaaaaaaaaaatcgaggCAAGAATGTGTGCTGCCTCTAGGTGGCAGCAGTGGCTCCTGGCAGCCAGCAAGAAAACAAGGACCTCAAACCTGCAACTGCTAGCAACCGGATTTTGTCAATAACCTGAATACACTTGAAACCAGATTCTGCTCAAGAAAATTTGTGTGATACCATAGActggccagcaccttgatttAAGTCTTGATTGAGCAGAGAACCCAGTCAAGCCCATAGACTTTTATTCCACAGAACAGTGGATTCTATAGTttgggtgttgttttaagctatgaagtttgtggtaatttgttatatagcaaacacaaaaatccacAACATGTAAaactctgaaaacaaacaaacagcctaacgcAGCAGGTAAAATTACTTGTTCAAGGTTATAGGGTTTGTAAATGATGGAACTAAACCTAGTTCTTCTAACTCCAAATCTTCTTTTACTTGTATTATCTTCTCTTGTTTACTTGTATTATTGTCATTAAGCTGACACTCTATTTCTTACTCATAGTagaaatttttttcatagttttttttcttacccaaagtcacatctAGTTTGGGTAGAGATCAAGGACTCAagctttaaagaaaacaacaaaaacccaggtTTAGAATGTTTGggtgttgttttccttttcctttttgtgaatGCACCTTAATATGCCTTTAAGCCGTGGGACCCtgagaaattacttttttatagAAGCGATGCCTATGAAAAAGAATCATGAGGAGGATTCAAGGAACTATTGCCTGAAGCACTATTAGAAAGCATACTTAATGCAACAAGTAATCCATAAATGACAGCTATCAACCTTTGTACAGTATTGCCCAAGTCTATATACACATAATCCTGTAGTCTCTGAGCATTTTAACCATGGCTTTGGGGAAGAAGTCACTACCTCTTCATTTCATCCAATGGAGATCAGATTTCAGTCTGGAAAATACAGCTGGTTCAGGGAGAAATAAGTTGGGGACAGAAGAAtttggggcagggaggaagtAGGGTGTGATTTCCAAGCAATAATGAAATTATTGCCCATTCCTTCTAAACAACAAGGTTCTCTCTGCTTATTGAAAGTAAAGCAACTGAAAAGTCTGGAGGAATGGGCAAGAATAGAAAAGAGGCTCCTGAAAACACTGATGTGGAAGATGAAAAAAAGGTGCTTTTGTAGgtaaagacacacacatacacacacacaggaaaaattaGGGTGGAAAAATATATACTCCAAAGGTAAACCCTTTAAATGCCagagagataaaattaaaagattattaaATAGAATTTACAAGGAAATGAAGTAAATATGAAACCATAGATCTTGTACCCAAAATAAGTATTATTCCTCAAAAactagtataaaatattttaccttgaAAAGAGACCTACACTAGGCCAGAAGATTAAAAGAAATGGGCTTGGAGTAAATATCAACTAGTTAGGATTCATAGGTTGGAGGTCTGTCAGGGAGAAAGACAATTAATTGAAACTAACACTGAGCTGAATCACTGTTAGAATTATCTGAGAAGGATTTTAAAGTAGCCATTGTAAGAATACTTCAACAAGCACTTACAAtttttttgaaacaaataaaaaaatcagaattttagcaaataaaatgtataaaaagggtttaaataaaaattgtagaactgaaaaatacaataatagaaCTTCCTAAATGGGTTCAAATCAATAGTAGAATGGAGAgggcagaggatagaatcagtgaaCTGaggataaatcaataaaatttactttatgtAAACAGCAGAGAGACCACAGAtgggggggtgaggtggggagtgAACAGTATCAAGGACATGTGGGACATCCCTACATTTGTATTGTTAGAGTCCTAGaaagacaggagaaagagagggggtcTGAGTATTGGAAAATATGATGagtgaaaacttcccaaatttggtgaaaaGTATTACCTACAGTTTCAAGACACTGAGAAAACTACAAattaccaaaccctatatatactatgtttttttctatacacacatacctatgtttaatttataaattaggcaattTCACCCATAGAAGATTTATTCTTACTGTAGATCTTAGCAGCCTTAGCATatgattttttcattattaattggagaacttttacttttttacttaaagaaagcactttacagcttcccTTTGGCATATCCTAATTGACgtcatcactactcttgtgctttggggccattattaagtaaaataagggttacttaaACATAAGCCCTGCAATACTGCAACAGCTGATCTGATAACCAGGATGGCTGTCAGGTGGTTAAATGGTGAGTACCATGGATACGACAAAGtgatgattcacatcccaggtgTGATGAGCAGAATGGTGGGAGATTTCATTATGCTACTCAGAATAGCATACAACTAAAAACTTATCAGTTCTTTATTtgtggaatttttcatttaatatttttggatagtGATTGACCACGGGTAACTGAAAACTTATAAAGTAAAACCACAAATAAGGAAAAACTACTATAACTGAATTCTAAAAACTAAACATACATACAAAACCTTTTGAAAGCAGCTAGGAAAAAAGCAACATACTACCTACAGAGGAACACTAATTCCGATGACAGCAGATATCTCATTTGAAACCGTAGATGCCAGAGAAAATAGCACggcatttttaaagtgttgaaagaATAGCACTGTCTACTCtaaattctacatttaaaaaaatggtcctTCAAGAACAATGAGGAAGTAGTGACATGTCCAGAGGAGCTGAGAAAATTCATTGCTAGTAAATATACCCTAATGAATGGCAAAAGGAGGTTTTttaaacagagaggaaaaaataacataGGACAActtgaaatttcagaaaaggAGGTAGAATATCAGAATATGTAAAAATAGTAGTAAATATGATAGACTATCTCTCTTTTCATGAGTTTTTACAATCATATTTGATGACTGAAACAAAAAATCATAACAACATCTGATAGTCAAGGCAATAATATTAAaagattctacttctgggaatttatccagacaaacccaaaacactaatttgaaagaatatatgcacccctatattcattgcagcattatttataatagccaagatttggaagcagcccaggtgtccatcagtagatgaatggataaaaaagctctAGTACATTTACAGAGTacaatactacttggccataacaAAGGAAACGCTACCTTTTGTGACattatgaatggacctggagagattatgctaagtgaaataattcagtcaaagaaagacaagtaccatataatttcactcatatataaaatttaatgaataaaatgaattaagaaacaaaatagtgacagactcatagatagagagcaggctaacAGTTATCAGGGATCAGGGGTGAGGGGATtgagcaataaagaaaaaaaggagggaaaagactcatggacatagacaacagtgtggtgattgctgggggaggggagagtggaggtgggtggaggaaGGTAGAGatggataaatggtgatggatggagacttgacttggggtggtgaacacaatactcAACATAGTGTACTGATAATGTGCTATAGGATTaggcac
This Phyllostomus discolor isolate MPI-MPIP mPhyDis1 chromosome 5, mPhyDis1.pri.v3, whole genome shotgun sequence DNA region includes the following protein-coding sequences:
- the DIRAS3 gene encoding GTP-binding protein Di-Ras3; amino-acid sequence: MGNSCFGLKEKLMQRLRPLPTLLIIRAVMPQKKNKDFCVVILGSAGVGKSALVKRWVRGNFREKYVPTMEDTYHQVPGSSRGMGTLHITDTAGGHRYPGLQRLAIARGHAFVLVYSVTKKQTLDELKPFYELIREIKGRNLRKYPIVLVGNKCDDSRRRELTAKDGAAYALEWNCAFMETSAKTDVNVQELFHMLLNHAKKPAASVQPTQKKSQVPKIAEKLLGKCIIM